A stretch of the Methanomassiliicoccales archaeon genome encodes the following:
- a CDS encoding elongation factor 1-beta produces MGQVAAVHHLMPDSTDFDLEGLSKKLPTIVPEGVKVVRSEVKPLAFGLSMLEVTTIMLDSGGLIEKLEETYRSVEGIQNVETVEVGLI; encoded by the coding sequence ATGGGACAGGTCGCCGCCGTTCATCACCTAATGCCAGACTCTACCGACTTCGACCTTGAAGGACTATCGAAGAAACTTCCGACCATCGTCCCAGAAGGGGTTAAGGTCGTCCGGTCCGAGGTCAAGCCGCTCGCCTTTGGGTTGAGCATGCTCGAGGTAACCACGATCATGCTAGACTCTGGAGGCTTGATCGAGAAGCTAGAAGAAACCTACCGCTCAGTGGAAGGTATCCAGAACGTTGAGACGGTGGAGGTCGGCCTCATCTGA
- a CDS encoding radical SAM protein produces MEHLPTMTLVAVIDGYIDEPGSLGVPPYIHPLVRATYGAARDAGAEASYHTIDDLRQGWHPEKADVVIFLTGSAVPGRYIRASPASRREIERFLPLMGGVRVLGGPLTMEEGMESAGLFEIIAKRDPASCLFDYLKGEGPSNRWRTVEEWNRWLMIGADIVTKHRDFPQPLVAEIETYRGCVRYKSGGCSFCVEPLKGIPVCREPKDIIAECRKLHDLGVRNFRLGAQTCFISYHAHLDGTETPRPDPEAIEELLSGVASLGVDLLHLDNANPAVIAAHPVESEQILRSIVRHCTSGNVLALGMESADPAVVTANNLNASAGQVMEAIELINRAGRERGPTGLPAVLPGLNFIIGLDGETKKTLQLNFDFLSMVLEKGLLLRRINIRQVIGIRRSFDEGVSHSDFLKFKEKVRENIDRPMLERIAPLGTVLRRVYTEMHEGKTTFGRQIGTYPLLVGFSYPIELGKFVDAVVTGHGYRSLTAVEHPLKINRCSLAAIASLPSVGKKRAANILVHRPYRSKEEFIAAMDDHAVGQTLADMLDFST; encoded by the coding sequence TTGGAGCACCTCCCGACCATGACGCTTGTCGCAGTGATCGATGGATACATCGATGAACCGGGATCGCTTGGCGTGCCACCCTATATTCACCCGTTGGTAAGAGCGACCTATGGTGCGGCCAGGGACGCGGGGGCGGAGGCAAGCTACCACACCATCGATGATCTGCGTCAGGGCTGGCATCCGGAAAAGGCCGACGTGGTGATCTTCCTTACTGGCAGTGCTGTTCCTGGTAGGTACATCAGGGCGTCCCCAGCTTCGAGAAGAGAGATCGAGAGATTCCTTCCCCTGATGGGTGGGGTCAGGGTCCTTGGCGGTCCGCTGACGATGGAGGAAGGCATGGAAAGTGCCGGTCTGTTCGAGATCATCGCCAAACGCGACCCTGCGAGCTGCCTTTTCGATTACCTCAAGGGCGAGGGCCCATCCAACCGATGGAGAACGGTCGAAGAATGGAACCGATGGCTGATGATCGGGGCGGACATCGTCACAAAACATCGGGACTTCCCCCAGCCACTGGTGGCGGAGATCGAAACTTATAGAGGGTGTGTGAGATACAAGAGCGGAGGATGCTCCTTCTGCGTCGAACCGCTCAAGGGCATTCCGGTCTGTCGGGAACCGAAGGATATCATAGCCGAATGCAGAAAATTGCATGATCTGGGGGTGCGTAATTTCCGCCTGGGGGCGCAGACCTGTTTCATATCGTATCACGCCCACCTCGATGGGACGGAGACCCCGCGGCCGGACCCGGAGGCGATAGAGGAATTGCTTTCCGGAGTGGCCTCGCTCGGTGTGGACCTGCTCCACCTGGACAACGCGAACCCGGCGGTCATAGCCGCTCACCCGGTCGAATCGGAACAGATCCTCCGGAGCATCGTGCGTCACTGCACGAGCGGTAATGTCCTTGCGTTGGGCATGGAGAGCGCGGACCCGGCGGTGGTCACTGCCAACAACCTGAACGCCTCCGCTGGACAGGTGATGGAGGCGATCGAACTTATCAACCGCGCTGGCAGGGAGCGCGGACCCACGGGTCTTCCGGCGGTGTTGCCCGGCTTGAACTTCATTATAGGCCTGGACGGAGAGACCAAGAAGACCTTGCAGCTGAACTTCGATTTTCTGAGCATGGTACTGGAGAAGGGCCTCCTGCTTCGACGGATAAACATCAGGCAGGTGATCGGTATCAGGCGCTCGTTCGACGAAGGGGTCTCACACTCGGATTTCCTGAAGTTCAAGGAAAAGGTCCGCGAGAACATCGACAGACCGATGCTGGAAAGGATCGCGCCCCTGGGCACGGTTCTTCGCAGGGTGTACACCGAGATGCATGAGGGGAAGACCACTTTCGGCCGCCAGATCGGAACATATCCGCTATTGGTCGGCTTTTCCTACCCCATTGAACTGGGTAAGTTCGTTGACGCGGTCGTGACCGGTCACGGTTATCGGAGCTTGACCGCCGTGGAGCATCCGCTCAAGATCAATCGGTGCTCCCTGGCGGCGATAGCGTCGCTCCCCTCCGTCGGCAAGAAGCGCGCCGCCAACATCCTTGTCCACCGCCCTTACCGGTCCAAGGAAGAATTCATCGCGGCGATGGACGACCATGCCGTAGGACAGACCCTGGCGGACATGCTGGATTTTTCGACGTGA
- a CDS encoding DNA primase large subunit PriL — protein sequence MDEKSLARYPFIKGASEIVRNKGVSLADLMSQNSFPEARRRGRKRVLEALNDTKIQTNSTGTEEDILAELLSYPVARMIVSSVGDDFLIRRYAMGEAKTLADRLSTEDVYLQMEVASDLGVSSQLDGELPSMHFCDFLKYTSGIRGKEWKLVNQEVKKGYISLPKVKFARVLEQALDEKIEHELPLPVTEAIIDAFQEEVGEVSAQVEEIRSKYKGNEFGEVRIVNFPPCMKALVSQAQAGKNMPHAGRFAMVTFLNYIGMPTDQIIRTFYTSPDFDNKMTEYQVRHITGDGMGKKYSCPECSTMRTNGICVDQDALCRSGKIRHPLNYYRVKTIEMKRSGTQAKPAEKSKEEKPKK from the coding sequence ATGGATGAAAAGTCCTTGGCTCGTTACCCTTTCATAAAGGGCGCTTCCGAGATCGTCAGGAACAAGGGGGTTTCGCTAGCAGACCTGATGAGCCAGAATTCGTTCCCCGAGGCGAGGAGAAGAGGCCGGAAAAGGGTGCTGGAAGCGTTGAACGACACGAAGATCCAGACCAACTCCACCGGTACGGAGGAGGATATCCTGGCCGAGCTCCTCTCATATCCGGTTGCGAGGATGATCGTCTCCAGTGTGGGCGATGATTTTCTGATCAGGCGTTATGCCATGGGCGAGGCCAAGACCTTGGCTGACCGACTTTCCACCGAGGATGTGTACCTGCAGATGGAGGTGGCATCCGACCTGGGGGTCTCTTCGCAATTGGACGGTGAACTGCCTTCGATGCATTTCTGCGATTTCCTGAAGTACACCTCGGGCATCCGCGGCAAGGAATGGAAACTGGTGAACCAGGAGGTCAAGAAGGGCTACATCTCCCTGCCCAAGGTCAAGTTCGCCAGGGTACTGGAGCAGGCACTGGATGAGAAGATCGAGCACGAGCTGCCGCTACCGGTCACCGAGGCGATCATTGATGCGTTCCAGGAAGAGGTAGGAGAGGTCTCGGCCCAGGTCGAGGAGATACGCAGTAAGTACAAGGGAAACGAGTTCGGGGAGGTTCGGATTGTGAACTTCCCCCCCTGCATGAAAGCGCTCGTTTCTCAGGCACAGGCGGGCAAGAACATGCCCCATGCCGGGCGTTTCGCCATGGTCACATTCTTGAACTACATCGGAATGCCGACCGACCAGATAATCAGGACGTTCTACACCTCTCCCGACTTCGACAACAAGATGACCGAATACCAGGTCAGACACATCACCGGGGACGGGATGGGCAAGAAATACTCCTGTCCAGAGTGTTCTACAATGAGGACCAACGGCATCTGCGTAGACCAGGACGCGCTGTGCAGGTCCGGCAAGATCAGGCACCCGCTCAATTACTACCGGGTCAAGACCATTGAGATGAAACGGAGCGGAACCCAGGCGAAACCGGCGGAAAAGTCAAAGGAAGAGAAGCCAAAGAAATGA
- a CDS encoding CDP-alcohol phosphatidyltransferase family protein, producing MEFILTPMAKSLTRFSPNAISGMSLVIALFAALATFYSPENWQILLPLVSILVLVSGLLDALDGKVARLTGKTSKRGDFLDHVLDRYADVLMIGAVAVSAWCNPYLGMAAIIGVLLTSYMGTQAQAVGAGRMYSGLLGRADRIVLSFVIPLVQFVIMSVNGYGWLTFGSIHLSAFEMMMLWFAVVGNLTAVQRAWGTWKELKGK from the coding sequence GTGGAGTTCATTCTTACCCCGATGGCGAAATCACTGACCAGGTTCTCCCCCAATGCCATTTCCGGGATGTCGCTGGTGATCGCGTTATTCGCGGCACTTGCCACATTTTACAGCCCCGAGAACTGGCAGATACTGCTGCCGTTGGTCTCCATTCTGGTCCTGGTCTCCGGTCTCCTCGATGCGCTTGACGGTAAGGTCGCCCGACTCACCGGCAAGACCTCGAAGCGCGGTGATTTCCTTGATCACGTTCTCGACCGTTATGCCGACGTACTGATGATCGGCGCGGTGGCGGTCAGCGCCTGGTGCAACCCCTACCTTGGCATGGCAGCGATCATCGGCGTCCTGCTCACCAGTTATATGGGCACGCAGGCCCAGGCGGTCGGGGCGGGTAGGATGTATTCCGGACTCCTGGGCCGGGCCGATCGGATCGTCCTCTCCTTCGTCATACCCTTGGTGCAATTTGTGATCATGTCCGTGAACGGATATGGATGGCTGACGTTCGGTTCGATACACCTGTCCGCGTTCGAGATGATGATGCTATGGTTCGCGGTGGTCGGGAACCTGACCGCGGTCCAGCGTGCATGGGGCACGTGGAAGGAGCTCAAGGGCAAATGA
- a CDS encoding adenylate kinase family protein produces the protein MTFVKLALTGTPGTGKSTVAKILASRGLKIIELGDLAKEKKLLERFDRKGGTYEVDVKKLDLAAGEIGATGTTILVGHLSHLIASDLIIILRCRPSVLAERLRSRGYPERKVAENAEAEALDVILVESVETGREVYEIDTTIISPEETADAIMKILAGEKEKYAIGNIDWSEEALDWS, from the coding sequence ATGACGTTTGTGAAATTGGCTCTCACAGGCACTCCAGGTACGGGCAAGTCCACAGTCGCTAAGATATTGGCATCCAGAGGGTTAAAGATCATTGAACTTGGAGACCTAGCCAAAGAAAAGAAATTGTTGGAAAGGTTCGACAGAAAGGGCGGCACCTATGAGGTGGATGTCAAGAAGCTTGACCTGGCGGCTGGAGAGATAGGTGCAACCGGGACGACCATACTGGTCGGGCATCTGTCACATCTCATCGCTTCGGACCTCATCATCATCCTCCGATGCCGTCCATCGGTGCTGGCCGAGCGGCTGAGGTCCCGCGGCTATCCGGAGCGGAAGGTGGCGGAGAACGCAGAGGCGGAGGCTCTGGACGTTATCCTGGTCGAGTCCGTGGAGACAGGCCGAGAGGTCTATGAGATCGATACCACCATTATTTCTCCGGAAGAGACAGCGGATGCCATCATGAAAATACTGGCCGGAGAAAAGGAGAAGTACGCCATCGGAAATATCGACTGGAGCGAGGAGGCATTGGACTGGTCCTAG
- the truA gene encoding tRNA pseudouridine(38-40) synthase TruA gives MVWHAAVIIAYDGRDFTGSQRQPDKGTVEDECIRALKKIKAIDSVKGSRFRAASRTDRGVSALGNVIAFDTGFKRDRLLQALNAASENVYFCAYAEVGPEFTPRRAKQRWYRYFLPLGKGMDLEAMDKVAQEFVGRHDFKRFCKADGKSSEKTIDSIVLTDLGDIVVIDLKGREFLRNMVRRIVATLSSVSEGSSTIEEVREALEGRDMSFGLAPSEGLVLMKIDYGIEFVEMCPPTLERKARAKRSEKMIELLFYDSLSSRCGLD, from the coding sequence ATGGTCTGGCATGCCGCAGTCATCATAGCATACGATGGGAGGGACTTCACCGGGTCCCAGAGGCAGCCCGATAAAGGGACCGTAGAGGACGAGTGCATACGGGCCCTTAAGAAGATCAAGGCCATCGATTCGGTAAAGGGATCCAGGTTCAGGGCCGCCAGCCGGACCGATCGGGGAGTTTCGGCGCTCGGCAACGTCATTGCCTTCGACACCGGATTCAAGCGGGACCGCTTGCTGCAGGCCTTGAACGCTGCGTCCGAGAATGTCTATTTCTGCGCCTATGCGGAGGTGGGTCCGGAGTTCACCCCTCGGCGGGCGAAGCAACGGTGGTACCGATATTTCCTGCCACTTGGGAAAGGGATGGACCTTGAGGCGATGGACAAGGTCGCTCAGGAGTTCGTAGGAAGGCACGATTTCAAAAGGTTCTGCAAGGCCGATGGCAAGAGCTCCGAGAAGACCATAGACTCGATCGTCCTGACCGATCTGGGAGACATTGTGGTGATAGATCTCAAGGGCCGGGAGTTCCTGCGTAATATGGTCAGGCGCATCGTGGCGACGTTGTCATCGGTTTCGGAAGGGAGCTCGACGATCGAGGAGGTCAGAGAGGCCCTTGAAGGTCGTGACATGTCGTTCGGGCTGGCTCCTTCCGAAGGGTTGGTCCTGATGAAGATCGATTATGGCATCGAATTCGTAGAGATGTGTCCTCCCACATTGGAGAGGAAAGCAAGGGCGAAAAGATCGGAAAAAATGATCGAGCTCCTATTCTACGATTCGCTTTCATCCAGATGTGGCTTGGATTGA
- a CDS encoding RNA methyltransferase produces MTSFRIVLVEPQTDGNVGAVARSMGNFGFERLFMVNPCELTEEAFKRAKHGNHILRGATTVTTFEEAIAGCFLVVGTSGIITYGDKHFIRIPITPRELALRIDDQEDEVALVFGREDIGLTQEQLTRCDILVNIPSNEEYPILNLSHAATIVMYEIFASHGKPSNPKKATEFEKDKLYQFFDSLLDAVDYPDHRREKTSIMFKRMMGRAIPTSWEFHTIMGVIGDAAKKIKRLEKAEKEK; encoded by the coding sequence ATGACTAGCTTCAGGATCGTCCTGGTAGAGCCCCAGACCGACGGGAACGTGGGAGCGGTGGCCAGGTCGATGGGTAATTTCGGTTTCGAGCGTCTGTTCATGGTAAACCCATGCGAACTCACCGAGGAAGCGTTCAAAAGGGCGAAGCATGGCAATCATATCCTCAGGGGTGCGACCACCGTCACCACCTTCGAAGAGGCTATCGCAGGCTGCTTCCTTGTCGTAGGTACAAGCGGCATCATCACCTACGGGGACAAGCACTTCATCCGGATACCGATCACCCCTAGGGAACTGGCCTTGAGGATAGACGACCAGGAGGACGAGGTGGCGCTGGTCTTCGGAAGGGAGGACATCGGGCTGACACAAGAACAGCTGACCCGATGCGACATATTGGTCAACATACCGTCTAACGAGGAATACCCGATCCTCAACTTATCCCACGCTGCCACCATCGTCATGTACGAGATCTTCGCCAGTCATGGCAAGCCAAGCAATCCGAAGAAGGCGACCGAGTTCGAAAAGGACAAATTGTACCAGTTCTTCGATTCTTTGCTCGACGCGGTCGACTACCCAGATCATCGCAGGGAAAAGACCAGCATCATGTTCAAGAGGATGATGGGCCGTGCCATCCCGACCAGCTGGGAGTTCCACACCATAATGGGCGTCATCGGTGACGCGGCCAAGAAGATAAAGCGGCTCGAGAAGGCGGAAAAGGAAAAGTGA
- the ftsZ gene encoding cell division protein FtsZ: MGIGSGWKDQSGIDAPDLKILVIGCGGGGCNSITRLNRIGLESAMTIAINTDQRSLKDTRCENRVLIGANFTHGLGAGGLPEVGEQCARNCANLFCEMFNDVDLTFIITGMGGGTGTGASPVIAEYAQKAGSIVISIATMPFKIESGTRRRNAMIGLNRLNEYSNTVLVLDNNRLLQMVDNLPMNQALGVMDALVSELIKGLVDALTKPSLINLDFADLRTIIKHGGISTLLYAENADPEGVVRDAVENPLLDVDIKGGTGALIHISGGSNLTLRRVHRIVEGLTEQLDVDANVKFGVRTVEDDNETIRLIALVTGISELPPAAGPIDDINVVIGKYRR; this comes from the coding sequence ATGGGGATTGGCTCGGGATGGAAAGACCAGTCAGGCATCGACGCGCCTGATCTGAAGATACTCGTCATCGGATGCGGAGGCGGTGGCTGTAACAGCATTACCAGGCTGAATCGCATCGGCCTAGAGTCAGCCATGACCATCGCCATAAACACAGACCAGCGCAGTCTGAAGGACACCCGTTGCGAGAATCGTGTTCTGATCGGGGCAAACTTCACCCATGGGCTGGGCGCTGGAGGGCTCCCGGAGGTGGGGGAACAGTGCGCGCGCAACTGTGCCAACCTGTTCTGCGAGATGTTCAACGACGTTGACCTTACTTTCATAATAACCGGCATGGGAGGCGGAACCGGAACCGGGGCGTCCCCGGTCATAGCGGAGTATGCCCAGAAGGCCGGCTCCATAGTCATATCGATAGCCACGATGCCGTTCAAGATCGAGTCTGGCACCAGGCGTCGGAACGCCATGATAGGGCTCAATCGGCTCAATGAATATTCGAACACCGTACTTGTCCTGGACAACAACCGCCTCCTGCAGATGGTGGACAACCTGCCGATGAACCAGGCCCTCGGAGTAATGGATGCGCTGGTCTCCGAGCTGATCAAAGGGCTGGTGGACGCGCTGACAAAACCGTCATTGATCAACCTCGATTTTGCCGATCTTCGGACCATCATAAAACATGGAGGGATATCCACGCTCCTTTACGCTGAGAATGCCGACCCTGAAGGCGTCGTTCGTGATGCGGTGGAGAATCCATTGCTGGATGTGGACATCAAGGGAGGCACCGGTGCTCTGATCCACATATCCGGAGGCAGCAACCTCACGCTCCGGCGGGTCCATCGGATAGTGGAAGGGCTGACGGAGCAGCTTGATGTGGATGCCAACGTGAAGTTTGGCGTAAGGACGGTGGAGGATGACAACGAAACGATCAGGCTAATAGCGCTGGTCACTGGAATATCCGAACTCCCTCCGGCTGCCGGTCCGATCGATGACATCAACGTAGTGATCGGAAAATACCGGCGCTGA
- a CDS encoding ribbon-helix-helix domain-containing protein — protein MVDSERITVRIPAEKLQALQALVDNGKFPTISDAIRAAIETFVETHTTPDYIGRVTVELPKTKIVELQALVKDGDSVSIDDAIRNAVREYVRMRLEKAVSELK, from the coding sequence ATGGTCGACAGCGAACGGATCACGGTCAGGATTCCTGCCGAAAAGCTGCAAGCATTACAGGCACTGGTGGACAACGGCAAATTCCCGACCATCTCCGACGCGATAAGGGCGGCGATCGAGACATTCGTCGAGACGCATACCACGCCCGATTACATCGGAAGGGTAACCGTGGAGCTGCCGAAGACCAAGATAGTTGAACTACAAGCACTCGTCAAGGACGGAGACTCGGTCTCCATAGACGACGCCATCAGGAATGCTGTACGGGAATATGTCAGAATGCGCCTGGAGAAGGCGGTCAGCGAGTTGAAGTGA
- a CDS encoding TatD family hydrolase: MMKIDFPIMDNHLHLQPRGRNVEAIKEFEKAGGTHAILSHMPYDELPITNGADFERSYRITMDTAERCNRDSKVKVFVTLGPYPVLLIDLAKTHGIGPATQMMKEGMESAARLVREGKAIAIGEVGRPHFEVPSDIMEASNDILHYGMSLAKEASCPIVIHAETATPETMEDLGRMADSVGLERGKVVKHYSPPLVLEEENRGLMASVLASRGNVQEAFRKGNRFFLETDFMDEPTRPGAVLPIDTVPKRIKGIVQSGIATSDLIEAVWKVNKDNPKKVYGIDLERPGD, encoded by the coding sequence ATGATGAAGATCGACTTTCCTATAATGGACAATCACCTTCACCTGCAACCTAGAGGCCGTAACGTCGAAGCAATAAAAGAGTTCGAGAAGGCAGGCGGTACCCACGCCATCCTCAGCCACATGCCATATGATGAACTGCCGATAACGAACGGCGCTGATTTCGAAAGGTCGTACCGAATAACCATGGACACGGCCGAGCGCTGCAACCGGGATTCGAAGGTAAAGGTCTTCGTGACCTTGGGTCCGTATCCGGTCCTGCTGATCGACCTGGCCAAAACCCATGGTATAGGGCCTGCCACCCAGATGATGAAGGAGGGAATGGAGTCGGCCGCCCGGCTGGTGCGAGAGGGCAAGGCCATAGCCATCGGTGAGGTTGGCAGGCCCCATTTTGAGGTGCCCTCCGATATCATGGAAGCCTCCAACGATATTCTCCATTACGGCATGTCGCTCGCCAAGGAGGCGTCATGCCCCATCGTCATCCACGCCGAGACCGCCACTCCAGAGACCATGGAGGACCTCGGCCGCATGGCTGACTCTGTCGGACTGGAAAGGGGAAAGGTTGTCAAACACTACTCGCCTCCTTTGGTGCTAGAGGAGGAGAATCGGGGACTCATGGCATCAGTCCTTGCCTCAAGAGGCAACGTTCAGGAGGCGTTCAGAAAGGGGAACCGTTTCTTCCTCGAGACCGATTTCATGGACGAACCGACCCGTCCGGGAGCGGTGCTCCCCATCGATACCGTGCCGAAGAGGATCAAAGGCATCGTTCAGTCCGGCATTGCCACATCGGATTTGATCGAAGCCGTTTGGAAGGTCAACAAGGACAATCCGAAGAAGGTCTACGGGATAGATCTGGAAAGACCTGGAGACTAG
- a CDS encoding acylphosphatase, producing MKSRVEVIFKGKVQGVYFRDYTRRFAMQKEVFGWVKNLPDGTVKAVFEGDRENIEEVIRMLREEHPYARVDGMDAVWTEYRDQYDRFEIL from the coding sequence ATGAAATCCCGGGTAGAAGTGATATTCAAGGGTAAGGTCCAGGGTGTCTACTTCCGCGATTACACCCGAAGGTTCGCCATGCAGAAGGAGGTATTCGGGTGGGTAAAGAACCTTCCCGACGGTACGGTCAAGGCGGTCTTTGAGGGAGACAGGGAGAACATCGAAGAGGTCATAAGGATGCTAAGAGAGGAGCACCCATATGCCCGTGTCGATGGCATGGACGCGGTTTGGACCGAATATCGTGATCAGTATGACAGGTTCGAGATACTCTAG
- the ftsZ gene encoding cell division protein FtsZ — MLKSLVEDALARDDVPVPKFEQAPAAQPAFKQADGVDDELIAILQTLRTNIKIFGVGGGGSNTINRIYDEQIVGAETYAANTDAQHLLMVRAQHKILLGRRSTRGLGAGALPQAGEQAAQEAEQEIRKAVQDANIVFVTAGMGGGTGTGAAAVVAGIAKDAGALTIAVTTTPFKGEGKMRMENAEWGLERLRNAADTVIVIPNDKLLELYPRLSLNQAFKVADEVLTRAIKGITELITKPGLVNLDFNDLRTIMKGAGVAMIGMGESTGHVEDRALEAIQMALNSPLLEVDISTANGVLVNVVGGPDMTIGDAQKVAEEVQKKVSPNARIIWGAGVDPALEHKIRVMVVIAGVHSKQILGKSSEQAKLKGSDVDFIK, encoded by the coding sequence ATGTTGAAATCATTAGTCGAGGATGCACTGGCCAGGGACGACGTGCCAGTACCAAAGTTCGAGCAGGCGCCCGCGGCTCAGCCGGCCTTCAAGCAGGCAGACGGAGTGGATGACGAACTCATCGCAATTCTGCAAACGCTGAGAACCAACATAAAGATCTTCGGTGTCGGCGGAGGCGGTTCCAACACAATCAACCGGATCTACGATGAACAGATCGTAGGTGCAGAGACTTATGCAGCGAACACTGACGCGCAGCACTTGCTGATGGTCCGCGCGCAGCACAAGATTCTTCTTGGAAGAAGAAGCACCCGCGGCCTGGGAGCGGGAGCGCTACCGCAAGCGGGAGAGCAGGCGGCCCAAGAGGCTGAACAGGAAATTCGCAAGGCCGTGCAGGACGCGAACATCGTATTCGTTACGGCAGGCATGGGCGGAGGCACCGGTACCGGAGCCGCTGCGGTCGTGGCCGGGATCGCCAAGGACGCAGGCGCACTGACGATCGCGGTAACGACCACCCCCTTCAAAGGCGAGGGTAAGATGAGGATGGAGAACGCGGAGTGGGGTCTGGAGAGGCTCAGGAATGCCGCCGATACGGTCATCGTCATCCCGAACGACAAACTGCTGGAGCTGTACCCCAGACTGTCTCTTAACCAGGCCTTCAAAGTTGCAGACGAGGTCCTTACCAGGGCCATCAAGGGGATCACCGAACTGATCACCAAGCCAGGATTGGTCAACCTCGACTTCAACGACCTGCGCACCATCATGAAGGGAGCGGGTGTGGCCATGATTGGCATGGGAGAGTCCACCGGTCACGTGGAGGACCGGGCATTGGAAGCCATCCAGATGGCGCTCAACTCACCGCTGTTAGAGGTCGACATAAGCACCGCGAATGGCGTGCTGGTCAACGTTGTCGGCGGACCGGACATGACCATCGGCGACGCCCAGAAGGTAGCGGAAGAAGTGCAGAAGAAGGTCAGCCCCAATGCCAGGATCATCTGGGGTGCGGGCGTGGACCCTGCGCTGGAGCACAAGATCCGGGTGATGGTCGTCATCGCCGGAGTCCACTCCAAGCAGATCCTCGGAAAGTCCAGCGAGCAGGCAAAGCTCAAGGGCTCGGACGTCGACTTCATTAAGTAA
- a CDS encoding helix-turn-helix transcriptional regulator, with the protein MKNNLRVYRALTNMTQAELAEKIGVSRQTIICIENERFDPSLELAFKISRFFKVRIEDVFLFDQKEKL; encoded by the coding sequence ATGAAGAACAATCTCCGTGTATACCGGGCGCTCACGAACATGACCCAAGCCGAGCTAGCGGAGAAGATCGGCGTCAGCAGGCAGACGATCATCTGCATAGAGAACGAAAGGTTCGACCCTTCGCTTGAGCTCGCCTTCAAGATATCACGCTTCTTCAAGGTGAGAATTGAGGATGTCTTCCTGTTCGATCAGAAAGAGAAACTGTAG